A window from Oncorhynchus mykiss isolate Arlee chromosome 9, USDA_OmykA_1.1, whole genome shotgun sequence encodes these proteins:
- the LOC110531786 gene encoding DENN domain-containing protein 4C isoform X3, translated as MWQGLQTVTDYKGKTSHDDVLPPDKLNTFVRIEDCELSFSVADARPAMIEDKGHRVTDYFVVAGLTDKSTPLEQDLSETKSSGPKAPITDLAVINKSAGETVPEGFTCMESTYSGQQANLNHGSLKSHELFLCYKRDRDKPPLIDIGVLYEGKERLIQGCEVIQATPYGRCANVNNSSATSQRIFITFRRAPPVQPQNSLAVTDICIIVTSKGETPPHTFCKVDKNLNCGMWGSSVFLCYKKSVSASNSINYKAGLIFRYPEDDYESFPLSESVPLFCLPMGAKIECWAPNTRYPLPVFSTFVLTNSSGEKMYGAAIQFYEVYPIDLLSEKQKVQLGLLTTVEKKMIPNRTVNTNKCICLLSRWPFFESFRKFLMFLYKLSVSGPHPLPIEKHISHFMHNVPFPSPQRPRILVQLSAHDTLMLAQPVCTPLPLSGADYSTLLMNLGSENCATLLHFVLLESKILLHSLRPAVLTGVAEAVVAMIFPFQWQCPYIPLCPLSLAGVLNAPFPFIVGVDSRYFDLYDPPPDVVCVDLDTNTIYLSDEKRHSNWKNLPKKPCKSLFNSLANLHHQLGIVRRTAQEGLAVEMTPIEADFTWHKKMTSLEMEIQEALLRFMANILKGYRSYLKPITQAPSEKATSADSLYDLQGFLRSRERTHQKFYSQLTKTQIFIRFIEECTFVSDKDTGLAFFDDCIEKLFPSDKGNDKGTKVEGESSEDTKLMELDESQKSEHTVFVMPPEPPATEEGSDPLAHYSYKSFPRLCMDLFDRPREVIPALRSSTPGASLSSSPALLAKRTKQEIKLAYKMAKRFYSNPPLWAKCLFSHCYSLWFICLPVGVRLAQSKSWAMQQAYNVLLKMRTSEVEVLDEVCYRVVMQLCGVYGQPVMAVRVLVEMKKAGVHPNAITYGYYNKAVLEGPWPSRNRSGLFMWAKVRNVARALSQFKQAVHRMPAMEGPTVITTACSGSDLGPSAGGLASSDGDRLSHGSADSSSEANGEDHTLFARSLIIADTADNHCSGGGDIAGSVDSAVAVAEPPSPVKALPHVPSIVKLSTGASFDTAMKRGDTAPGKLFSLRSQSEDISLPVEGRSAPPGGSGVAGPAVQVQRQKAFSERSCSFSAESRAGMLMEKHGVDHIVSRMGADARILAAALSGGGTTPPPSKPLPSAAKALFKDLELDSEEGRGPTLGKLSEEEGPVTDPTPLEEGLGKEEKRMKGDRKEAGGEDEMGLKLGEDEMGLKLEEEDEERDSGGRGSISLPTLEIKEVQVGADPLSLLVSEHEELASVTSQELPQSLPPMVSRNLADEIEMYMSLRSPLGPKSCSMELHQEGQGGDPSPDAAPVKQPQERRSSLPVPPVKHPGGSNGDTTPKRSPAAVTRSKTFAVKASRSPASSRGVVASPRSSPLTALVRSSQSGSLGSVINSISGMKMDTLLSGPKIDVLKSGMKQAGNLASKVWGAVASAYSYSDDEDELGPGYRERDSFPAGLDESMLLGGGGSDSPTHRGPTQGLVSNGLTQSSTSLGSSSGSSDTGRGPHSTHVTPGRPGRGPDSERSDQGSHHTSSSSIYQNCALEVLMSSCSQCRSCECLVYDEEIMAGWTADDSNLNTTCPFCRTAFLPLLHVEFHDLRTTTAFYLNPSASGDSIHSTSQQATATGSTENKVGAAMDTPTPGLISFPESEDPGEAPASQTATHKSLIPEPAQSDPLGLLEHQAGKRGTSLTRSNSVGGPLQSLVAQREPGHSVSTTSLPCSLTEMVSVLRMSLQSFPLSAPGLESIKFRDGLGQKRPNPMPVSVPYLSPLVLRKELETLLENEGDQVIYTHKFLSQHPIIFWNLVFYFQRLDLPSYLPGLILTSEHCNNGVQLHQTSLSQDSKQVYVQLLWDNINLHQEPGDPLYQSWRTLMEKKGTLAPTDYQETRTLLNSIVRSIQTNDVYGPINLLLREVKRNPEVKRQRGIYREILFLALVALGRENIDVEAFDREYRLAFDELSPEQLKALHKIDRPPNTNIQWCLKCFGAPVI; from the exons tgtGTTATACGAAGGGAAGGAGCGTCTCATCCAGGGCTGTGAGGTCATTCAGGCCACGCCGTACGGCCGGTGTGCCAACGTCAACAACAGCTCTGCCACCTCGCAGCGCATCTTCATCACCTTCCGCCGCGCGCCGCCCGTTCAGCCCCAGAACTCACTGGCCGTCACCGACATCTGCATCATCGTCACGAGCAAGGGCGAGACGCCGCCGCACACCTTCTGCAAGGTGGACAAGAACCTCAACTGTGGCATG TGGGGCTCCAGTGTTTTCCTGTGCTACAAGAAATCAGTGTCCGCGTCCAACTCTATCAATTACAAAGCCG gcctCATCTTCCGCTACCCAGAGGATGACTATGAGTCCTtccccctgtctgagtctgtGCCCCTGTTCTGCCTCCCCATGGGGGCTAAGATCGAGTGCTGGGCCCCCAACACACGCTACCCTCTGCCCGTCTTCTCCACCTTTGTGTTAACCAACTCCTCTGGGGAAAAG ATGTACGGCGCAGCCATCCAGTTCTACGAGGTCTACCCCATAGATCTCCTCAGTGAGAAGCAAAAGGTGCAGCTGGGCTTGCTCACCACCGTGGAGAAGAAGATGATCCCCAACCGGACGGTCAACACCAACAAGTGCATTTGCCTGCTCTCCCGCTGGCCCTTCTTCGAGTCTTTCCGCAAGTTCCTCATGTTCCTCTACAAGCTGTCCGTCTCGGGTCCCCACCCGCTGCCCATCGAAAA GCACATCTCGCACTTTATGCACAACGTGCCCTTCCCTTCACCTCAGAGGCCCAGAATCTTGGTCCAA CTCTCTGCACACGACACCTTGATGCTCGCCCAACCTGTgtgtactcctctccctctcag tgggGCAGACTACAGTACGTTGCTGATGAACCTGGGCTCTGAGAACTGTGCCACGCTGCTGCATTTTGTCCTGCTGGAGAGTAAGATCCTGCTTCACTCCCTGAGACCCGCTGTACTCACCGGGGTAGCAGAGGCCGTAGTGGCG ATGATCTTCCCGTTCCAGTGGCAGTGCCCGTACATCCCCCTCTGCCCGCTCTCCCTGGCGGGGGTCCTCAATGCCCCCTTTCCCTTCATCGTGGGCGTGGACTCCCGCTACTTTGACCTTTATGACCCCCCGCCGGACGTGGTCTGTGTGGACCTGGACACCAACACTATTTACCT GTCTGATGAAAAGAGACACAGTAACTGGAAAAACCTCCCAAAGAAACCCTGCAAGAGCCTGTTTAACTCCCTGGCCAACCTGCACCACCAGCTGGGCATCG TGCGTCGGACAGCCCAGGAGGGCTTGGCGGTGGAGATGACCCCCATCGAGGCGGACTTCACCTGGCACAAGAAGATGACCTCCCTGGAGATGGAGATCCAAGAGGCCCTGCTGCGCTTCATGGCCAACATCCTGAAGGGCTACCGCTCTTACCTCAAACCCATCACCCAGGCCCCCTCCGAGAAGGCCACCTCCGCAGACTCACTATACGACCTACAGG gGTTTCTGAGGAGCAGGGAGCGCACCCACCAGAAGTTCTACTCCCAGCTGACCAAGACTCAGATCTTCATCCGCTTCATTGAGGAGTGCACGTTCGTCAGCGACAAGGATACGGGCCTGGCCTTCTTCGACGACTGCATTGAGAAG CTATTTCCCTCCGATAAAGGCAACGACAAAGGCACTAAG GTGGAGGGTGAGTCCTCAGAGGACACCAAGCTTATGGAACTAGACGAATCACAGAAGAGCGAGCACACTGTCTTTGTCATGCCCCCAGAACCCCCCGCCACCGAGGAAGGGTCCGACCCCCTTGCCCACTACAG TTATAAGAGTTTTCCACGGTTGTGTATGGACCTGTTTGACCGCCCCAGGGAGGTGATACCAGCGCTGAGGAGTAGTACACCTGGGGCCAGCCTGTCCAGCAGCCCTGCACTACTGGCCAAGAGGACCAAGCAG GAGATCAAGCTGGCCTACAAGATGGCCAAGCGCTTCTACTCCAACCCTCCGCTGTGGGCCAAGTGTCTGTTCAGCCACTGCTACAGCCTGTGGTTCATCTGCCTGCCCGTGGGGGTGAGGCTGGCTCAGTCCAAGAGCTGGGCCATGCAACAGGCCTACAACGTCCTGCTCAAGATGAGGACATCTGAGGTGGAGGTGCTGGATGAG GTGTGTTACCGTGTAGTGATGCAGCTGTGTGGCGTGTACGGTCAGCCTGTCATGGCCGTCCGTGTCCTGGTGGAGATGAAGAAGGCAGGGGTGCACCCTAACGCTATCACCTACGGATACTACAACAAG GCTGTTCTGGAAGGCCCCTGGCCCAGTCGGAACCGCAGTGGGCTCTTCATGTGGGCCAAGGTGCGCAACgtggcgcgcgctctctctcaattcaaacaGGCAGTCCACCGGATGCCCGCCATGGAAGGACCCACCGTCATCACGACAG CTTGCTCAGGAAGTGATTTAGGCCCGTCAGCGGGCGGCTTGGCGAGCAGCGACGGCGACCGGCTGAGCCACGGGAGTGCAGACAGCTCCAGCGAGGCAAACGGAGAGGATCACACCCTGTTCGCACGCAGCCTCATCATAGCAGACACCGCAGACAACCACTGCAGCGGAG GTGGGGACATAGCTGGCTCGGTGGACAGTGCAGTGGCTGTAGCGGAGCCCCCCAGCCCTGTGAAAGCACTCCCACATGTCCCTAGCATCGTCAAACTGTCCACAGGGGCGAGTTTTGATACCGCCATGAAGAGAGGAGACACTG CCCCTGGGAAGCTGTTCTCTCTGCGCAGCCAGAGCGAGGACATCTCCCTGCCGGTTGAGGGTAGGTCTGCACCTCCGGGTGGCTCCGGGGTGGCGGGGCCTGCAGTCCAGGTCCAGCGCCAGAAGGCCTTCTCGGAGCGCAGCTGCAGCTTCAGCGCCGAGAGTCGTGCCGGCATGCTGATGGAGAAACATGGTGTGGACCACATCGTCAGCCGCATGGGCGCCGATGCACGGATCTTGGCGGCGGCTCTCTCTGGGGGCGGCACCACCCCCCCGCCTTCAAAGCCGCTTCCCAGTGCGGCCAAAGCCCTCTTTAAGGACCTGGAGTTGGACTCTGAGGAGGGGCGGGGTCCGACGCTGGGGAAACTGTCAGAGGAGGAGGGGCCAGTAACGGACCCAACCCCactggaggaggggttagggaaagaggagaagaggatgaaaGGTGACCGGAAGGAGgcaggaggggaggatgagatGGGTCTAAAGTTGGGGGAGGATGAGATGGGTCTAAAgttggaggaggaagatgaggaaagAGATTCAGGGGGGAGGGGCTCTATTTCTCTGCCAACCTTGGAGATTAAGGAGGTGCAGGTAGGGGCagaccccctctccctccttgtctcGGAGCACGAGGAGTTAGCCTCCGTaaccagtcaggagctgccgcaATCCCTGCCTCCCATGGTGTCCCGAAACCTGGCAGACGAGATTGAGATGTACATGAGCCTCCGGAGCCCGCTTGGCCCCAAATCCTGTAGCATGGAGCTCCACCAGGAGGGCCAGGGAGGGGACCCTTCCCCGGATGCTGCCCCAGTGAAGCAACCTCAAGAACGGAGGTCCAGCCTCCCCGTGCCCCCTGTCAAACACCCAGGGGGGTCAAACGGGGACACGACGCCTAAACGCAGCCCCGCAGCAGTCACGCGCTCCAAGACCTTCGCCGTGAAGGCCTCCAGAAGCCCTGCCTCTTCCAGGGGTGTTGTGGCCAGCCCAAGGTCATCGCCACTGACTGCGCTGGTGAGGTCGTCGCAGAGTGGTTCGCTGGGGTCGGTCATCAACTCCATCTCGGGCATGAAGATGGACACCCTGCTCTCGGGACCAAAGATAGACGTGTTGAAATCAGGCATGAAGCAGGCAGGGAACCTGGCCAGCAAGGTGTGGGGGGCTGTGGCCTCAGCCTACTCTTACTCTGACGACGAG GATGAACTGGGCCCCGGCTATAGGGAAAGGGACAGTTTCCCTGCCGGGCTGGATGAGTCCATGCTGTTGGGGGGTGGAGGAAGTGACAGTCCCACCCACAGAGGGCCCACCCAAGGCCTGGTGTCCAACGGCCTGACCCAGAGCAGCACCAGCCTGGGCAGCAGCAGTGGGAGCAGTGACACAGGGAGAGGACCCCACTCCACAC acgTGACTCCAGGAAGGCCAGGCAGAGGTCCAGACTCTGAGAGGTCAGACCAAGGCtcccaccacaccagctcctctaGTATCTACCAGAACTGTGCCCTTGAG gtGCTGATGTCCAGCTGCTCCCAGTGTCGATCCTGTGAGTGTCTGGTATACGATGAGGAGATCATGGCGGGCTGGACGGCAGACGATTCCAACCTCAACACCACCTGTCCCTTCTGCCGCACCGCCTTCCTGCCCCTGCTCCACGTCGAGTTCCACGACCTGCGCACCACCACAGC GTTCTACCTGAACCCCAGCGCATCAGGAGACAGTATCCACAGCACCAGCCAGCAGGCCACAGCTACAGGCTCCACCGAGAACAAGGTAGGGGCTGCAATGGACACCCCGACCCCTGGCCTCATCAGCTTCCCAGAATCTGAGGACCCAGGAGAGGCCCCGGCCAGCCAGACTGCCACGCACAAGAG tttgaTACCGGAGCCGGCTCAATCGGATCCCCTGGGCCTGCTGGAGCACCAGGCAGGGAAAAGGGGGACGTCTCTGACACGCAGCAACAGTGTGGGCGGGCCTCTACAGAGCCTGGTTGCCCAGAGAGAACCAGGACACAGCGTGTCCACCACCAGCCTGCCCTGCAgcctgacagagatggtgagtGTCCTTAGAATGTCCCTGCAATCCTTCCCACTCAGCGCACCAGGACTTGAGTCAATTAAATTTCGG GATGGCCTGGGACAGAAACGGCCCAACCCAATGCCCGTGTCTGTGCCCTACCTCAGCCCCCTGGTCCTCCGCAAAGAACTAGAGACCCTACTGGAGAATGAGGGAGACCAA GTCATCTACACCCACAAGTTCCTGAGCCAGCACCCCATCATATTCTGGAACCTGGTGTTTTATTTCCAACGCCTGGACCTGCCCAGCTACCTGCCTGGCCTCATCCTCACCTCGGAACACTGTAACAATGGAGTACAG CTCCACCAGACATCCCTGTCTCAAGACAGTAAACAGGTGTATGTTCAGCTGCTGTGGGACAACATCAATCTGCACCAGGAACCTGGGGATCCCCTCTACCAGAGCTGGAGGACCCTGA TGGAGAAGAAGGGCACCCTGGCCCCCACGGACTACCAGGAGACACGGACTCTCCTCAACAGCATCGTCCGCAGCATCCAGACCAACGACGTCTATGGCCCCATCAACCTGCTTCTCCGGGAGGTCAAGAGGAACCCAGAGGTCAAACGCCAAAG GGGTATCTATCGGGAGATCCTCTTCCTGGCGCTGGTGGCATTGGGACGGGAGAACATTGACGTTG AGGCTTTTGACCGTGAATACCGCCTGGCCTTTGATGAGCTGAGCCCAGAGCAGCTCAAGGCCCTGCATAAGATCGACCGGCCACCCAACACCAACATCCAGTGGTGCCTCAAGTGCTTCGGCGCTCCAGTCATCTGA